In a genomic window of Alphaproteobacteria bacterium:
- the folD gene encoding bifunctional methylenetetrahydrofolate dehydrogenase/methenyltetrahydrofolate cyclohydrolase FolD produces MSAKIINGKVLAETIRMKLRADVSALPSPPGLAVILVGDDPASQIYVRNKIKACESVGIKSFESRLPRQVTEAEVAAEIKAFNDNPSVHGILLQLPVPVPLDGTRLVQMIAPHKDVDGLTVTNAGKLFTGMEDGLVPCTPQGAMILIRSFVRELSGLHAVVIGRSNLFGKPMAQLLLRENCTVTTTHSRTKNLSDVCAQADILVAAVGQPRMVKADWIKRGACVIDVGINRDSDGKLCGDVDFEGALGAAGAITPVPGGVGPMTIACLLSNTVKAYRVIQK; encoded by the coding sequence ATGAGCGCAAAAATTATCAATGGCAAGGTTCTTGCCGAAACGATCCGAATGAAGCTGCGGGCGGATGTGTCTGCCCTGCCCTCCCCGCCGGGGCTTGCAGTGATTCTGGTGGGGGACGATCCGGCTTCGCAGATTTATGTGCGGAACAAGATCAAGGCCTGCGAAAGCGTCGGCATCAAGAGTTTTGAGTCGCGTCTGCCGCGGCAAGTCACGGAGGCGGAGGTCGCGGCGGAGATCAAAGCCTTTAACGATAATCCTTCCGTGCATGGCATCTTGTTGCAGCTTCCCGTGCCTGTGCCGCTGGACGGGACGCGGCTGGTGCAGATGATCGCCCCGCACAAGGATGTGGATGGGCTGACCGTCACCAACGCGGGCAAGCTGTTTACCGGGATGGAAGACGGGCTGGTGCCCTGTACACCACAGGGCGCGATGATCCTGATCCGGTCGTTCGTGCGGGAGCTTTCCGGGCTTCATGCCGTTGTCATCGGGCGCTCGAACCTGTTCGGCAAGCCGATGGCGCAGCTTCTCCTGCGGGAGAACTGTACGGTCACGACCACCCATTCGCGCACGAAAAACCTGAGCGATGTCTGCGCGCAGGCCGATATCCTTGTGGCCGCGGTGGGGCAGCCGCGCATGGTGAAGGCCGACTGGATCAAGCGGGGGGCGTGCGTGATCGACGTGGGGATTAACCGGGATTCCGACGGAAAGCTTTGCGGGGATGTGGATTTTGAAGGAGCGTTAGGCGCCGCCGGGGCGATTACCCCCGTTCCGGGTGGCGTCGGTCCGATGACGATCGCCTGCCTGCTGTCGAATACGGTGAAGGCTTACAGGGTTATACAGAAATGA
- a CDS encoding YggT family protein, protein MFALVWVIGTLVQVYIFVIILQVALSWAIAFDLVNANNEAARNLTQLLHKLTDPVYKPIRKYVPPVGGIDLTPLIVIIGIQIIAGLLFKLLIGSFFFF, encoded by the coding sequence ATGTTCGCACTCGTCTGGGTTATAGGAACTCTGGTTCAAGTCTATATCTTTGTGATCATCCTGCAGGTGGCGCTGAGCTGGGCGATTGCCTTCGATCTCGTCAACGCCAATAACGAGGCCGCCCGGAACCTGACGCAGCTTCTGCACAAACTGACTGACCCCGTTTACAAACCGATCCGCAAGTATGTTCCTCCGGTGGGCGGGATCGACCTGACTCCGTTGATCGTTATTATCGGAATTCAGATCATCGCCGGACTTCTGTTTAAGCTTCTTATCGGTTCCTTCTTCTTTTTCTGA